The following are encoded together in the Flavobacterium sp. TR2 genome:
- a CDS encoding DUF6624 domain-containing protein — MKKIIAFSFIVMNCFFLQAQTYKEWVRKADSCYTAKNYELSVSYYEKAFKIEQKDYRDLYDAGCSASMAKMNKKAFKWLNLSIDNGYENIAHIKIDNDLKPLHSEKEWNKTIEKLQKKLDIIGANYDKVLEKELAAIYTDDQEIRGEFMNVYRASKPDKKKIDSIGKIMQRKDSINLIKIMKILDERGWLGKNVVGTQGNQTLFLVIQHADLKYQQKYLPMMREAAKNGNASPANLAYLEDRVALREGKKQIYGSQSSKNKKTNKICIAPMIDPDNVDKRRAEVGLGTMAEYAVKLNIEWNLEEYKKELAETEKLENTKQ, encoded by the coding sequence ATGAAAAAAATAATTGCTTTCAGTTTTATTGTAATGAACTGTTTTTTTCTGCAAGCGCAAACCTATAAAGAATGGGTTCGTAAAGCAGACTCTTGCTATACGGCAAAAAATTATGAATTGTCTGTTTCGTATTATGAAAAAGCTTTTAAAATTGAACAGAAAGATTACCGAGATTTATATGATGCTGGCTGTTCTGCATCTATGGCAAAAATGAATAAAAAAGCATTTAAATGGCTGAATCTGTCTATCGATAACGGTTACGAAAATATTGCTCATATAAAAATTGACAACGATTTGAAGCCTTTGCACTCAGAAAAAGAATGGAATAAAACAATTGAAAAACTGCAGAAGAAATTAGATATTATTGGAGCAAATTATGATAAGGTGCTGGAGAAAGAACTTGCAGCAATTTATACCGATGATCAAGAGATTAGAGGGGAATTCATGAATGTTTATAGAGCCTCAAAACCTGATAAAAAGAAGATAGACAGCATTGGTAAAATTATGCAAAGAAAAGACAGTATCAATCTCATTAAGATTATGAAAATACTGGACGAAAGAGGCTGGCTAGGAAAAAATGTAGTAGGTACGCAAGGAAATCAGACTTTGTTTCTGGTGATTCAGCATGCCGATTTAAAGTATCAGCAAAAATATTTGCCTATGATGCGAGAGGCCGCTAAAAATGGCAATGCAAGTCCAGCAAATCTTGCGTATTTGGAAGATAGGGTGGCTTTGAGGGAAGGAAAAAAACAAATTTATGGCAGTCAGAGTTCGAAGAACAAAAAGACCAATAAAATTTGCATAGCGCCGATGATAGATCCAGATAATGTCGATAAAAGACGTGCGGAAGTAGGATTGGGGACTATGGCTGAATATGCAGTCAAATTGAACATCGAATGGAATTTGGAGGAATATAAAAAGGAATTAGCTGAAACAGAAAAACTTGAAAACACTAAGCAATGA
- a CDS encoding BlaI/MecI/CopY family transcriptional regulator, which translates to MTQLSNAEEQLMEHLWKLERAFMKDLLEAYSEPKPATTTVATLLKRMIDKKFVAYNEFGNSREYYPLVKKTDYFSKHVKGLISNFFNNSASQFASFFTTETNLSASELEDLKKIIDSEIQKKKK; encoded by the coding sequence ATGACACAATTATCAAACGCAGAAGAACAGTTAATGGAGCATTTATGGAAGCTTGAAAGAGCTTTTATGAAAGATTTGCTCGAAGCGTATTCGGAGCCAAAACCAGCAACAACAACTGTTGCGACACTTTTGAAACGCATGATCGACAAGAAATTTGTAGCGTACAACGAATTCGGAAATTCAAGGGAATATTACCCTTTGGTAAAAAAAACAGATTATTTTTCTAAGCACGTAAAAGGGCTTATCAGCAATTTTTTTAATAATTCGGCTTCACAGTTTGCTTCTTTTTTTACGACCGAAACTAACTTGTCGGCTTCAGAATTGGAAGATCTTAAGAAAATAATCGATTCAGAAATTCAAAAAAAGAAAAAATGA
- a CDS encoding M56 family metallopeptidase, with translation MIAYLLKSGLLLAVFYAVYKLLLENERMFRFNRAYLLGSIVFSLLIPLQLFSIAPLFPAKIKTIQLDEIMIVTNESILNEVSYYEILFFFLATVYVLIAAILLIRFILNVSSFFLKMKKNSVAFVEDQKFVLMKETILPHSFWNAIFISKEDFANGRIPSELIAHEKAHLQQKHTLDILFAEVLQILFWFNPLFVLFEKAIKLNHEFLADEAVNKQFGEIKNYQNLLLDFASNQHTVALASNINYSITKKRLLMMTKKESIAKEIGKVFIVEAICSLLLFAFNAEAASQPNANLRGQNGNPINYVSANTKEPQFPGGIEKFYMFVGQNFKMPEEFSKQKIEGKLFIEFMVEKDGSLSEFNVVKDLGYGAADEAIRVLKLSPKWIPATENGKPVRVLYSLPITLKSDK, from the coding sequence ATGATAGCGTATCTTTTAAAATCAGGGTTACTGCTGGCTGTTTTTTATGCAGTATATAAATTGCTGTTGGAAAACGAAAGAATGTTTCGTTTTAACCGCGCGTATCTTCTCGGAAGTATTGTTTTTAGTTTACTAATTCCGCTGCAATTGTTTTCTATTGCGCCGCTTTTTCCGGCAAAAATTAAAACGATTCAATTAGATGAAATTATGATTGTGACTAATGAATCAATCTTAAATGAAGTTTCATATTATGAGATTTTGTTTTTCTTTTTAGCCACAGTTTATGTTCTTATTGCGGCAATTTTACTCATTCGATTTATTTTAAATGTATCTTCTTTTTTCTTGAAAATGAAAAAGAATTCGGTAGCATTTGTAGAAGATCAAAAATTTGTTTTAATGAAAGAAACAATTTTACCGCACTCTTTCTGGAATGCTATTTTTATCTCTAAAGAAGATTTTGCAAACGGAAGAATTCCTTCTGAATTAATCGCTCATGAAAAAGCGCATTTACAGCAAAAACATACTTTGGATATACTTTTTGCTGAGGTGCTGCAAATCCTATTTTGGTTTAATCCTTTATTTGTTTTGTTCGAAAAAGCTATAAAACTCAATCACGAATTTTTGGCAGATGAAGCAGTAAATAAGCAATTTGGAGAAATAAAAAACTACCAGAATTTGCTGTTGGATTTTGCATCAAACCAACATACAGTTGCATTGGCAAGCAATATCAATTATTCAATAACCAAAAAACGTTTACTTATGATGACAAAAAAAGAATCTATTGCAAAAGAAATTGGCAAAGTATTTATTGTTGAAGCGATTTGCAGTTTGTTATTATTTGCTTTTAATGCAGAGGCAGCATCGCAGCCAAATGCTAATTTGAGAGGCCAAAACGGCAATCCTATTAATTACGTATCTGCTAATACAAAAGAACCGCAGTTTCCTGGCGGAATAGAAAAGTTCTATATGTTTGTTGGCCAGAATTTTAAGATGCCAGAAGAATTTTCTAAACAGAAAATAGAAGGGAAGCTTTTTATTGAGTTTATGGTCGAAAAAGATGGAAGCCTTTCAGAGTTTAACGTAGTGAAAGATTTAGGATATGGAGCCGCAGATGAAGCAATAAGAGTTTTAAAACTTTCGCCAAAATGGATTCCAGCCACAGAAAACGGAAAACCCGTGAGAGTGCTGTACAGCTTACCAATTACGCTTAAAAGTGATAAGTAA
- a CDS encoding saccharopine dehydrogenase family protein, with protein MRNILIFGAGRSASSLIRYLLSKSNEEKLHLTVADLSLNLAKAKTQDHPNATPLALDIFNADERKKAIANASIVISMLPAHLHIEIAKDCLEFKKHLVTASYISDAMQALNAEAVKNNLIFMNEIGLDPGIDHMSAMKVIDEIRSKGGKMLLFESFCGGLVAPESDNNLWNYKFTWAPRNVVLAGQGGAAKFIQEGTYKYIPYSALFRRTEFLEVEGYGKFEAYSNRDSLKYRSVYGLDDVLTLYRGTIRRVGFSRAWNMFVQLGMTDDSYIIEGSEDMSYRQFINSFLPYHPTDSAEIKTRLLLKIDQDDIMWDKLLELDLFNPNKKVNLPNATPAQILEKILTDSWALEPDDKDMIVMYHKFGYELNGEKKQIDSKMVCIGEDQTYTAMAKTVGLPVAIATLLILNGKITTPGVQLPIKKEVYEPILKELEEYGVIFNEQNVPYFGYNPDLF; from the coding sequence ATGAGAAACATTTTAATATTTGGAGCAGGAAGATCTGCATCTTCTTTGATCCGTTATTTATTATCAAAATCTAATGAGGAAAAACTGCATTTAACTGTAGCTGATCTTTCGTTGAATCTTGCAAAAGCAAAAACACAAGATCATCCAAATGCCACTCCGCTTGCCTTAGATATTTTTAATGCTGACGAAAGAAAAAAAGCCATTGCAAATGCGTCGATAGTAATTTCTATGCTTCCCGCGCATCTGCATATCGAAATTGCAAAAGATTGTCTTGAATTTAAAAAACATCTCGTTACAGCCTCTTACATCAGTGATGCAATGCAGGCATTGAATGCAGAAGCAGTAAAAAACAATCTGATTTTTATGAACGAAATTGGTCTTGATCCAGGCATCGACCACATGAGTGCCATGAAAGTCATTGACGAAATCAGGTCAAAAGGCGGAAAAATGCTTTTGTTTGAGTCTTTTTGCGGCGGATTAGTAGCTCCTGAATCTGACAATAATTTATGGAATTACAAATTTACTTGGGCACCACGAAATGTAGTTTTGGCCGGGCAAGGCGGCGCTGCAAAATTTATTCAGGAAGGCACTTACAAATACATTCCGTACAGCGCTTTATTTCGCAGAACCGAATTCTTAGAAGTAGAAGGCTACGGAAAGTTTGAGGCGTATTCTAATCGTGATTCTCTTAAATATCGTTCAGTGTATGGTTTAGATGATGTTCTTACCTTATATAGAGGCACAATAAGAAGAGTTGGCTTTTCGAGAGCATGGAATATGTTTGTACAGCTCGGAATGACTGATGACAGTTACATTATCGAGGGCTCTGAAGACATGAGCTATCGCCAGTTTATCAATTCTTTCCTTCCGTATCATCCAACCGATTCTGCTGAAATCAAAACCCGACTGCTTTTAAAAATTGATCAAGACGATATTATGTGGGATAAGCTTTTGGAACTGGATTTATTTAACCCAAACAAAAAGGTAAATCTGCCAAACGCTACTCCAGCACAAATTTTAGAAAAAATCTTGACCGATAGCTGGGCTCTAGAACCAGATGACAAAGATATGATTGTAATGTATCACAAGTTTGGCTATGAATTGAACGGAGAAAAGAAACAGATCGATTCTAAAATGGTTTGCATTGGCGAAGACCAAACTTATACAGCTATGGCAAAAACAGTCGGACTTCCGGTCGCGATTGCTACTTTATTAATCTTAAATGGAAAAATCACCACTCCAGGCGTTCAGCTTCCAATTAAAAAAGAAGTCTACGAGCCTATTTTAAAAGAGTTAGAAGAGTACGGGGTCATTTTTAACGAACAGAATGTACCTTATTTTGGATACAATCCAGACTTGTTTTAG
- a CDS encoding DUF423 domain-containing protein produces MKRRIVLTGAFIGMLAIILGAFGAHLLKKYLSVDQLNTFEVGVRYQMYHALFLLFLSTQKDIAEKTLKTIYNLVVAGVLLFSGSIYLLATKDYTLFESKIIVFATPLGGFLLIIAWMLLFFTILRKKS; encoded by the coding sequence ATGAAAAGAAGAATCGTTCTAACGGGAGCTTTTATTGGTATGCTGGCTATTATTTTGGGTGCTTTTGGTGCTCATTTATTAAAAAAATATCTTTCGGTTGATCAATTAAATACTTTTGAAGTTGGTGTTCGTTATCAAATGTATCACGCTCTATTTCTTCTTTTTTTATCGACGCAAAAAGATATTGCAGAAAAGACCTTAAAAACGATCTACAATTTAGTAGTTGCAGGTGTTCTGCTTTTCAGCGGTTCAATCTATTTATTGGCAACAAAAGACTACACACTTTTCGAATCTAAAATTATCGTATTCGCAACACCTTTGGGTGGTTTCTTATTAATTATTGCTTGGATGCTGTTATTCTTTACGATTTTGAGGAAAAAATCATAA
- the pckA gene encoding phosphoenolpyruvate carboxykinase (ATP) — protein MDTNTVLAQSISLKELGIENAKVRYQLSANELHEITLQSGQGVENSTGALAINTGEFTGRSPQDRFIVKDDITKDQIWWGNVNIPFEPQAFEKLYNKVTAFLSNKEVFVRDSYVCSDPNYRLNVRVVTETAWSNLFCYNMFLRPEASELANFTPEWTVVCAPSFMADPAVDGTRQSNFAILDFTKKIALIGGTGYTGEMKKGIFSALNFILPVFKNTLPMHCSANVGEAGDTAIFFGLSGTGKTTLSADPERKLIGDDEHGWTNENTVFNFEGGCYAKVINLTEENEPDIFRAIKKGALLENVVFKAGTNVVDFDDVSITQNTRVSYPITHIDNVQPGLIGHNPKNIFFLTADSFGILPPISRLTPGQAAYHFISGYTAKVAGTEAGVTEPQPNFSACFGAPFMPLHPTRYAEMLSKKMKDAGVKVWLINTGWTGGAYGTGSRMKLKYTRAMITAALKGELNDVAFKNHEVFGIEIPQDCPNVPVEILNPRNTWEDKDLYDKKALELAHKFKANFAKFEEFANAEILAGAPITE, from the coding sequence ATGGACACTAATACAGTTTTGGCGCAATCGATTTCGTTAAAGGAGTTAGGGATTGAAAATGCAAAAGTTCGTTATCAACTATCTGCAAATGAGTTACATGAGATTACTTTGCAGTCAGGTCAAGGTGTTGAGAATTCTACTGGAGCATTAGCGATTAATACAGGAGAATTTACAGGTCGTTCTCCGCAAGATCGTTTTATCGTAAAAGACGATATTACAAAAGATCAAATTTGGTGGGGAAATGTAAATATCCCATTTGAGCCCCAAGCTTTTGAAAAGCTTTATAATAAGGTAACAGCATTTTTATCAAACAAAGAAGTTTTTGTTCGTGATTCTTATGTGTGTTCTGATCCAAATTATAGATTAAATGTTCGTGTTGTAACAGAAACTGCTTGGTCAAACTTGTTTTGCTACAATATGTTCTTACGTCCAGAAGCTTCAGAACTGGCTAATTTTACTCCAGAATGGACAGTAGTTTGTGCTCCGAGTTTTATGGCAGATCCTGCTGTAGATGGAACACGCCAGTCTAATTTTGCTATCTTAGATTTTACTAAAAAAATTGCTTTAATTGGAGGAACTGGTTACACAGGAGAAATGAAAAAAGGAATTTTTTCTGCATTAAACTTTATTCTTCCAGTTTTCAAAAATACACTTCCAATGCACTGTAGCGCCAATGTTGGTGAGGCAGGAGATACAGCAATCTTTTTCGGGTTGTCTGGTACTGGAAAAACGACTTTATCTGCAGATCCAGAGCGTAAATTAATCGGAGACGATGAGCACGGCTGGACAAACGAAAATACTGTTTTCAATTTTGAAGGCGGATGTTATGCAAAAGTGATCAATTTAACAGAAGAAAATGAACCAGACATTTTTAGAGCGATCAAAAAAGGAGCGCTTTTAGAAAATGTGGTTTTCAAAGCTGGAACAAATGTTGTTGATTTTGACGATGTTTCTATTACTCAAAATACTCGTGTAAGTTATCCTATTACACATATTGATAATGTACAGCCAGGTTTGATTGGACACAATCCTAAAAATATATTTTTCTTAACGGCAGATTCTTTCGGAATTTTGCCTCCAATCTCAAGATTGACTCCAGGTCAGGCAGCTTACCACTTTATTTCTGGATATACGGCAAAAGTTGCTGGTACAGAAGCTGGTGTAACAGAACCGCAACCTAATTTCTCTGCTTGTTTTGGAGCTCCATTTATGCCTTTGCATCCAACGCGTTATGCTGAAATGTTAAGCAAAAAAATGAAAGATGCAGGAGTAAAAGTTTGGCTGATCAATACAGGATGGACTGGAGGAGCTTACGGAACAGGAAGCCGTATGAAGCTTAAATATACTCGTGCTATGATTACTGCTGCATTAAAAGGAGAATTGAATGATGTAGCGTTTAAAAACCATGAAGTATTTGGAATTGAAATTCCTCAAGATTGTCCAAATGTTCCTGTGGAAATTTTAAATCCTAGAAATACTTGGGAAGACAAAGATTTATACGATAAAAAAGCGTTAGAATTGGCACATAAATTCAAAGCTAATTTTGCCAAATTTGAAGAGTTTGCAAATGCTGAAATCTTAGCAGGCGCACCGATTACAGAATAA
- a CDS encoding phytase — protein sequence MKNKSLVVFLLLNLAFTSCKDDKLAPIQPNALKPTAVTEALPHDTDDPSIWINPTDASKSIIVGTDKDTDGGLYAFDLNGKILKKSIPLKRPNNVDIAYGLIIDGKKVDVAVTTEREENKIRIFSLPDLEPIDNGGIPVFEGESQRDPMGVALYTRPSDGKIFAIVGRKTGPSGSYLWQYELFGNGKFAAAKVVRKFGTYSGKKEIEAIAVDNELGFVYYCDEQAGIRKYKADPALNDNKELAFFGQKDFKADHEGIAIYKKTDSTGYILVSNQQANSFMVYPREGANGNPNNHPLLAEVPTSTIECDGADVTSVNLGPKYKNGLFVAMSNGMTFHYYAWDLIQKRIDESKK from the coding sequence ATGAAAAATAAATCTTTAGTCGTTTTTTTACTTTTAAACCTTGCCTTTACCTCTTGCAAAGACGATAAATTAGCGCCGATTCAGCCAAATGCCTTAAAACCAACAGCAGTTACAGAAGCGCTGCCTCACGACACAGACGATCCTTCTATCTGGATTAACCCAACCGATGCTTCCAAAAGCATTATTGTAGGCACAGATAAAGACACCGACGGAGGTTTATATGCTTTTGATTTGAATGGAAAAATCCTTAAAAAATCAATTCCGTTAAAACGTCCAAACAATGTCGATATCGCTTACGGATTGATTATAGACGGAAAAAAAGTAGACGTTGCAGTTACAACAGAACGTGAAGAAAATAAAATCAGAATTTTTAGTTTACCTGATTTAGAACCAATTGACAATGGGGGAATTCCTGTTTTTGAAGGAGAATCTCAACGCGATCCTATGGGCGTAGCTTTATATACGCGCCCAAGCGACGGAAAGATTTTTGCTATTGTGGGAAGAAAAACAGGCCCATCTGGAAGTTATTTATGGCAGTATGAACTTTTTGGAAACGGAAAATTTGCTGCAGCAAAAGTGGTTCGCAAATTCGGAACTTATAGCGGAAAGAAAGAAATCGAAGCCATTGCTGTCGATAACGAATTAGGTTTTGTTTACTATTGCGACGAACAGGCCGGAATTAGAAAATACAAAGCAGATCCTGCTTTAAATGACAATAAAGAATTGGCTTTCTTTGGTCAGAAAGATTTCAAAGCAGATCATGAAGGAATTGCGATCTACAAAAAAACAGATTCTACTGGATATATTTTAGTATCAAACCAGCAGGCAAATTCTTTTATGGTTTACCCAAGAGAAGGTGCAAACGGAAACCCAAACAATCATCCATTGTTAGCTGAAGTTCCAACTTCTACAATTGAATGTGATGGCGCAGATGTGACAAGTGTAAACTTAGGTCCAAAATATAAAAACGGACTTTTTGTAGCAATGAGCAACGGAATGACTTTCCACTATTACGCTTGGGATCTAATCCAGAAACGTATAGACGAGTCTAAAAAATAA
- a CDS encoding TonB-dependent receptor, whose product MKKFYLLTAFFLFAFTGFAQKAIISGKILDADDKLPLPGAMVQIVGEKKYTVSDYNGRFELLNINEGTYKVEVKYIGYTALTQEIKVEQGKNNVIDFALKASENELKEVVVGDILKGQAKALNQQKNNKNIGNVISSDQMGRFPDANVGDALKRVPGITMQNDQGEARNIIIRGLAPSLNSVTLNGDRIPSAEGDNRNVQMDLIPSDMISTIEVNKTLTSDMDADAIGGSVNLITRATPNGERISATLAGGYLPIRDHASYTAGLVYGNRFANDKLGVVFSGSYNNVDYGSDNIENEWVKDDFGNEYLQASEIRKYDVQRIRRSASVALDYKFNDNNTIFANAIYNWRDDRENRFRTTYDDIEPLYNGEEIVGFEGRVKRQTKGGLDNNRNKNRRLEDQRVQNYSIRGEHLINSTLDLDWSANYAKAREYRPGERYIEYRQKGLEMFEDLSDIRFPLMTTVGESVDKFKFNSVTENTDETSESEFGAKVNIRFPFSVIAGEKGRLRTGLRLRLKEKERNNNFYSYTPLNDDMELLSQVPTSYFDGKDFNPGSKYVPGTFASASFLGSLDLNNPTLFEKEADPAEYLAVNYNAKERITAAYVRWDQDFNDKLSMVLGFRVENTHIDYTGNRVLDEEELESKINNTNSYTNLLPSISLQYNATKDLILRAAATTALARPNYYALAPYVNNIAADKEITAGNPDLNATYSYNYDFMAENYFKSVGLISGGVFYKRLNDFIYNYSDNQYTAEKFAADFPNQANPIPAGENWSFLQSRNGDNVDVYGFEVAFQRQLDFLPGKFLKGFGIYLNYTYTKSKASGIADEDGNERNDISLPGTTPHMFNGSLSWENKRFSARISTNFTSDYLDELGSESYKDSYYDKQFFLDANASYKITKQLRVFAEANNLTNQPLRYYQGVAAHTKQAEYYQPRYNFGLKLDL is encoded by the coding sequence ATGAAGAAATTTTATCTATTAACAGCATTCTTTTTATTCGCCTTTACAGGTTTTGCTCAGAAAGCGATTATATCAGGAAAGATATTAGACGCCGATGACAAACTGCCACTTCCTGGAGCTATGGTTCAAATTGTGGGAGAAAAAAAATACACCGTTTCTGACTATAATGGTCGTTTCGAACTATTAAATATTAACGAAGGAACTTACAAAGTTGAAGTAAAATATATTGGATATACTGCATTAACTCAAGAAATAAAAGTTGAACAGGGAAAAAACAACGTAATTGATTTTGCTCTTAAAGCTTCTGAAAATGAACTGAAAGAGGTTGTTGTTGGAGACATCTTAAAAGGTCAGGCAAAAGCATTGAACCAACAGAAAAACAATAAAAACATCGGAAACGTAATTTCATCAGACCAAATGGGACGTTTTCCAGATGCTAACGTAGGAGACGCTTTAAAACGTGTTCCGGGTATCACGATGCAGAATGATCAAGGTGAAGCTCGTAACATTATTATTAGAGGTTTGGCGCCATCTTTAAACTCTGTTACTTTAAATGGCGATAGAATTCCTTCTGCTGAAGGAGACAACAGAAACGTACAAATGGACTTAATTCCTTCTGATATGATTTCTACAATCGAAGTAAACAAAACCCTTACATCAGACATGGATGCCGATGCAATTGGAGGTTCTGTGAACTTAATTACAAGAGCAACTCCAAATGGAGAAAGAATTTCGGCAACTCTTGCAGGAGGATATTTGCCAATTCGTGACCACGCTTCTTACACTGCTGGTTTGGTTTATGGTAACCGTTTTGCTAATGATAAATTGGGAGTAGTTTTCAGCGGATCTTACAACAACGTCGATTATGGTTCTGATAACATCGAAAACGAATGGGTAAAAGATGATTTTGGAAATGAATATTTACAAGCATCTGAAATTAGAAAATACGACGTACAACGTATTCGCCGAAGTGCATCTGTTGCTTTAGATTATAAATTTAATGACAACAATACCATTTTTGCTAATGCAATTTACAACTGGAGAGATGACAGAGAAAACCGTTTTAGAACAACTTACGATGATATCGAACCGCTTTATAATGGTGAAGAAATTGTTGGTTTTGAAGGCCGTGTTAAACGTCAGACAAAAGGCGGTTTAGACAATAATAGAAACAAAAACAGAAGGTTAGAAGATCAGAGAGTGCAAAACTATTCTATTCGCGGAGAGCACTTAATCAACTCGACATTAGATTTAGACTGGTCTGCCAACTATGCAAAAGCAAGAGAATACCGCCCAGGTGAGCGTTACATCGAATACCGCCAGAAAGGTTTAGAAATGTTTGAAGATTTATCAGACATCAGATTTCCTTTGATGACAACTGTTGGCGAGTCTGTTGACAAATTTAAATTTAACTCGGTTACTGAAAATACAGACGAAACTAGCGAAAGCGAATTTGGCGCAAAAGTAAATATCCGTTTTCCATTCTCTGTAATTGCAGGCGAAAAAGGAAGATTGAGAACTGGTCTTAGACTTCGTTTAAAAGAAAAAGAAAGAAACAATAATTTCTATTCTTACACTCCGCTTAACGATGATATGGAATTATTATCTCAGGTTCCGACCTCTTATTTCGACGGAAAAGATTTCAATCCAGGAAGCAAATATGTGCCAGGAACTTTTGCTTCAGCTTCTTTCTTAGGAAGTTTAGACTTAAATAATCCTACTTTATTTGAAAAAGAGGCTGACCCGGCAGAATATTTAGCAGTAAACTATAATGCTAAAGAAAGAATTACTGCTGCGTATGTAAGATGGGATCAGGATTTTAATGATAAACTTTCTATGGTTTTAGGTTTTCGTGTTGAGAATACGCACATCGATTATACAGGAAACCGCGTGTTAGACGAAGAAGAATTAGAAAGCAAAATCAACAACACCAACTCTTACACTAATTTATTGCCGAGTATTTCATTGCAATACAATGCTACAAAAGATTTGATTTTGAGAGCCGCTGCTACAACAGCTTTGGCAAGACCAAACTATTACGCATTGGCACCTTATGTAAACAACATTGCTGCCGATAAAGAAATTACAGCTGGAAATCCAGATCTTAACGCTACTTATTCATACAACTATGATTTCATGGCAGAGAATTATTTCAAATCTGTTGGTTTAATTTCTGGAGGCGTTTTCTACAAAAGATTAAACGATTTCATTTATAATTATAGCGATAACCAATATACTGCTGAAAAATTTGCTGCCGATTTCCCAAATCAGGCAAATCCAATTCCAGCGGGAGAAAACTGGTCATTTTTACAGTCTAGAAACGGAGACAATGTTGATGTTTACGGGTTTGAAGTGGCGTTTCAGCGTCAGTTAGATTTCCTGCCTGGTAAATTCTTAAAAGGTTTTGGCATTTATTTGAACTATACTTACACAAAATCTAAAGCAAGCGGAATTGCTGACGAAGACGGAAATGAAAGAAATGACATTAGCCTCCCAGGAACAACTCCTCATATGTTTAACGGATCTTTATCTTGGGAAAACAAACGTTTCTCTGCTAGAATCTCAACCAACTTTACATCTGATTATTTAGATGAATTAGGTTCTGAATCTTACAAAGACAGCTACTATGACAAGCAGTTCTTCTTAGATGCAAATGCTTCTTATAAAATCACGAAACAATTGCGTGTTTTTGCTGAAGCAAATAACTTGACAAACCAGCCGTTGCGCTACTACCAAGGAGTTGCTGCTCATACAAAACAGGCTGAATATTATCAGCCGCGTTACAATTTCGGATTGAAATTAGACTTGTAA